Genomic DNA from Melospiza georgiana isolate bMelGeo1 chromosome 3, bMelGeo1.pri, whole genome shotgun sequence:
ccttttcaaggagggggaaaaaatacaaaaattaccTCACTGTGATAATGTTGTTCTGTTTCTCAGTTATTTCTAAGCGTGTATGACAAGACCTGGACAGAAAAGTTGTATTTCCACTATTCCAACTCTAGGTAGCAAATATTTAGTGTGCTGTAATCCATCTAGTTCAGTAACTGTCACTGCCAAAAGTCATCATGTGATAACTAATCAACAGGGCAAGTTAGAAGTTGGTGCCCAAGCTATGCAAATAGATTCCTATCTTTTAAAAGCCAGAGTATAAAAATACGTGTCATAAATGtagtttcatttttattttaaagtgtgGTTCACTTTAATCCAATTTAAAAATCCGATAAGAGATTTTGatatataaaacaaatatttgattTCCACAAACATatgtcatatatatatatatatttgtgtcaTTATAAATTATACATCCACAAACTCATTAATTTACTCTTGCTTGGTGGCAACCTCTCTACGTTGTGTCACATCATCTCTAAGCTAGATGAATACTTGGATTGTTCTGGGTTTTGATCTCAGCAAGAGATCAAAAGTCACCATGGAACTGCAcccctgttttgctgctgtaCGTACTTTCCTGGGTCTGAAGGAGATGTCATTTTTGTCTTCTCTCGGTGCCAAGGATTGCCAATAAGCAGAACTGTCCTTACGGGAACTCTTTGGCTTTTCAGGAACAGCTTCTTCCTCAGGTGGCGGAGATCCATCTGGAGACTGAAGGGGAAGAAGGTACCAATTTTACCAATACATCATGTTCACAAGCAAGGCATGCATCCTCCATCTTCTGATGCTCTGCTACAATGCTTACTGGGAGGGTATTTTTCTTAATCTCTTAAGAACCTGTTTCTGTCaaagctgattttttaaaatcaaaaattGCAAGGGCCACCCTTTTGAAAGGTAAAAGGCACCTCTCTTCCTTGGGCACTAAAACATTAACTGCTCTTTGTGACTCCCACGACAGTCACCTTGTACCACTGGTGATCCCATCCTTTTCCAAATGAGGAATGAACAGGCACCTAAGGTTGCCTTCCTCCTGCCTCTGAAAgtcctgtgctgtccctgaCATTCAAAACCTTTGTGCAAGGGGATGCCAGCATTTAGCTACTGAGACACATTTACTGCACTGTCCAGGGCAGCTGAAGGACACCTCCAGCCACACAGATACAATTTCAACTTCTCCCTAAATAGCAAGCTGCATGCGACTAAAAGTGCCACTGGTGAATCAGGAAGGTCTCATCCACAGAAGGAGAACCCAGAtgtgggcacagaggctggtgTCAGCTTGGGAATAGGACAATGCTGAGCTGCTCAAGACTCCCAGAGGGTGCAGgaaaaacatgaagaaataaaacaggCAAACATCAGTGTGGGATTTGAGAAACAAGACTTAGGTAAATAGTGGAAGAGGAAAGATATGgcataaaatggaaaataggAAGTTAGCAAGCCTGGTATTGTCTCAGTGAGTTCAACTAGGAGAATAAAAAACCTTTTAACCAGTTTGAAGGGTATTGCTCTTATCTTGTGAAAAAAGAGGTTCTCCCTTTAAGAAATTAAGGTTACCAGTTGTTCAGTGTTTACCACAACAGAGCTGGATGAGCACATCCTtcaggaggagggaaaaagtaaaggaaattTCTGTCTATGTCCGTTAGTGATACAGGACATCATTCTGATGTGTGTCTGTGGAAGACATGAAGTTTGTCTAATTAGCAAGACAAATTTCAACCAATGAACAAGTTCTAATGCTCGCAAGAACAGTATGAGCATCTGAAAATCATCACTTTAACAAAGCTGCCCAAGTTACAGCGTTAGAGAGGAATGGATAGCAAAGAATGAATGAAAGCAACTCCCTGCTAACTATTAGCAAATCAGTCCTTTGTTACCATCTCTCATACCTCTGTTTTCACAGATTTCGGTGGCTCTGGTGGTTTTGGCTTCCCacctttgctttgctttgcttgctttgcttcttctttttctcGTTCTTCTGCCAAAAATTTCAGTTGATTTTCAAGCAGTTCAATTATTGCAGCATCTTCAAATATTTCAGCAAGATCAAGAGCACTCCTTcctgtatatttaaaaaaataaatacctgtGTAAACCATGAAAAGTAACTTTGGCACTGGTTTTTTGCAGCTGGACAATCAACTGAATTTAATATGGCCAGTATTTTATTACCCATCCCATATGCCAGCAACGTGCCTGACATTGGTGTGAGGACCAGCGGTCATCAGCACTGCTTGCAGAAATAAGACCTGGCAGACACCAGCCCTAAAACTCATTTTACAGGAATATTGCGGGAATTCTTATATTGCTTGCTTTGCTCTTAATGTTCTGCCATTTGCAGCTTAATACACTGGTCCACAGGTTGTCATTTTGATCTCTGAGAGCTGAGAGCATTTAGCACTAGGAGATGGTCTGCATTCCTGAccttgtgctgtgctggctATTTCCTTCCGCCTCTGCTTGCTCTGTGGCTGGCAAGGGAAAGCCCCCTGATGGAAATGAACAGCTTCAGTGcttaatgaaggaaaaaaatctgtcctgGTTCTTATGAGACTCTGGCTGTAAAGTATCTGTGAGACTGCACTGCTGTGCGAATCACAACTCCACATGATATAAGGAATACACATCCCTTCTACAAGCAGGGTTTCACCACTAGACATTTTGGCAAAGAAAGTCTCATTGTGTAGCAATGCTGATTCCTATGTTAGAGCAAGAGCTTGAAAGATGATGCATGTGAACTTTTCAATTACTCTGGAGACAGTGGAAATAACTCTGAAGGAGGGATCTGCTGTGAGGAGGTAACTCTTCAGTATCAGCTCAGATTTGGTtttctgttaaatatttttttctcaggagTTATATATACATGTAGAGCAGCAAGGAAGTCCTTTAACCAGCGCTGCCTGTGCCTCAAAATAAATCACTTAAATGAGTGGCAGACTATGCTCTGAGCCACAGCTGAAATCCAATTTTCCCTCAAATAATAATAACTAGATAGAATGTTTTCATTAAAGCCACTTATAATTCTGTATGTATCTTGTGAGGAGTAACAGTCTCCTGAATTGAGTAATTATTCATGTTACTTCATTTTCTAGATATGCAAAGTCCAAGAAAGCCTTTTTTCAATAATTATTCCAGACTGGAGAAAACTAACTGAACCTATTCCTTCATCCCAATCCTGACAGCAACCCTAAACACAGAACAGTTCTCCCAGTGTTCCAGGTGTTTTTAATAGAGAATCAGCCTGTTTTGGAGACATTGCTATTTACCATTGCTGTTTAAAGCCTCGACGTCAGCACCTGCAGTGATTAAGAAATAGACCATGTCCAGCCTGCAGGCCTCAACGGCTCTCATCAGCGGGGTGGCCTCGCCTACCGACCGGGCATTGACGGCTGCTCCAGCCTTCACCAGCACCTCAGCGATGTCCAGGTGTCCGTTGTAGCAGGCATGGTGCAGAGGGGTCCACAGGAAGTTGTCCGTTGCATTCACATCGGCCCTGCACAGGGTAAgagtggctgtggcagctggagctgttgggtgcctgcaggaacagccccagctccctgggcaatcAGCTGGAACTGCCCGCTGCAGCGGCATATTCAGTGTAAAGAGCTATTTTCATATGGCTATTCTGAACCTGTTTCAGTCCCTGAACTTGGCATGGAATAGTAATTGTAAGTGTGCCTGGGTGCTGCTCATGTCTCCCCCTAAGCCATCAGTGTCCTTCACATGGAGCTTTTCACAGGTACAGCAAAAAACACAGGCATTCAAACACCTTAGTCCTGTAAAAGGCTGCTTGTGCTCCAGCTTCACCGAGAATGGCAGAAAGTAGATTCAGGAACTCAAAAAGTTCCCTTCTGGGCCAAGAACAAGTGCTACAGGACATGTGGCAACCCTGCAGAGCTCGCCTGCACGAGAGGGAAGTGTTCAACTGTCCTTTTGGTGTTGCtgccctctgcctgctccattCCTCTGCACTGGCTCCTCCCTCTGACAAACGAGTTACACAAGGTCTGCCTTGGGAGTCTGAGCACTGAAAAGCCATTCAGCTACTGTGCTGCTGGGCTAGGACCTGCTTCTGCTCTCAAATTAAACCTGGGATGCTCTGCAGAAATCAAGGGCTAGTTCACGGGAGGTCCCTGGATGAAACTGAGAGGAAAAGCATTACCAGCCCTAGAGGTCCTGAAGGGAGTTAGGGACACTGTCCCACTTACTTGGAGGACAAAAAGCTGCTGTCTTCCCaaaaaagaaggaggaaggaagaaagaagaaaaattgtgAAGGAAGCTGCTTCCAGGGATAGCTGTTTGCTCTTCAGGTCAGATGATTGTCTAAATAAAAGCACAGATTCATCTGTTCTTCTTCCcttgtttaaatttttaatctttttcagAATTCTATCTTTGATGAGATCTTAGCACAGTAAATTCCCTGACCTACCACGTTTATCTCTCTTATCTTTCAGTCACTAAGTGTTATGGTTTATTTGTAGGCAGTTTCCATTTGTTTTAATTCTCATTAAAATGAGCTTCCTCAGTTATTTCACTTTCTCTCTCAACGCAACCTCTTTGCCTGCACTCAGACTCTGTCTGCCCCCGAACCCTTTTTCCTAACTTCATCCTATCAGAAAGAAACCAGTCATTGGGAACAGGGACAATGCAGCACTGAATTCAAAAATTCCTTGGCATTTTCTGCCCATCAAGCACAGAATTTCACATCAGACCAAATTTCATTTACTTCTAATTATTTCTGAAGGAAGATAGAAAGTAGATACCaccaatttaattttaaacataatAAATGTTAACAATTTAGCTGgataaatgttttgttttgtattcaATATGGATTTGTGGTTCTGTACTGAAAAGGTTATATTATAAAAGGTATTTGAATGCCTGTGCTAAACTGCAAGCCCATGATGCTGAGACATGCAAACCTAAATGCTACTGATAACTTTCCATTTTCGTTTCTGTCtattgaaaaaaatctcaaaactgGTACTATTTATTCAAGCTAAGTTACTGTGTTTCTAGGTCTTATTGTTAAATAGGATGTGACTCCAGTGCTGTCTGCTGAGGCTTGGGAAAAGGAGTAGAGATTAATCTGGTGGATTAATTTGGTAGCTCCTATACCTTTATCTTCAGAAAACCTGAATATACACATTACCCAATTTTCCATATGCTCTAGGAATGTCAGTGTAATTACCAGCGTGTGGAAAGATCCATTTGCTGTTAGTCTTTGCAGGAACCAGAGCAATGACTACAGCGCCTTTCCCTGATATATTAATATTAACATGAATTCTATCTATGCATAGTAGAGAGAGAACAGAGTTAACGTAAAGATCTTTGGAAAATGTTCATTTAAGCAATTATGTGAAGGACTGTAGGAGCACAGCAGTGTGACAATAAGAGATTATGCTATTACACAAGTATGactgaatatttttgaaattgctttcatttttaaggTGTCATTGAGATTTTTCACAAGTGTGTCTGCGGGCTACAGAATTGCTGAAGCACTTCTAAAATGAGGAGCAGGCTAATTAGTAGCAGGGGCTTCTGATGTAAATCCTGCTGCTTCAGACTGcctcagctgcagaggaaagTGGAGATTTAAACCAGGCATGTGGAACAGGAAAGTCCAGGTTTACCTCAATGATTTCAGTCAAGTCCTTCAAGTCAGATTTCCCCAAAATAATTTCCCAGTTTTGAGAGTTTGCTTGTGAGGATGCACTACTACTTGGGTATGAACCCCTGCCGCTGACCAAATATCAACAGCCCAGACACCAACAATTGCAGTCCTGGGGAACTTGTCCCTTGGTTGTTTTCATTCCATGCtactaaaatatgaaaaataataaacttaCCCCTGTGACTGGAGATCTTAGGGAAGTAACTTTAATGTTATGTAAGCAAAAAACAAACCGTAGCCTTTTGCATCCAAGTATTCAGTGGACATTTATGCTTTTGAAAGCCTTCCCAAAATAGCAATTAAATTGAAATTATCTTACCCCTTTTCCAGAAGAAACTCCACAAGAACTATGTTGCCAATTGCACATGCAACCATCAAAGGTGTTTTGTAATATATATCTTTCATGTCTACTGGCACGCCCTGGTCGAAGGCTCTCTGCAGAGACACAAAGTCTCCTTCTCTGACCAGGTAGTTGATATCCATGAGGGTTTTACCGGGCTCCTCCATGTACCAGGCACGGTCATCGAACACGGGGTGGGCGGCGTGGAGGGCGCGTTTGAATCGCTGCTCCTCGGGGATGGTGGGGACAGCCTCCACCATGCAGGTAGGGAGGCCATCTTCCCTGAGGGGGCGTTCACTCTGGGGCACTACGCACACTGGCACAGGGAGGCCTTTCTTGCCTCTCCTTCTCGGtggcttcttcttcttctttggtTTTGGCCCAAAGGATGAGAGCAGAAAGGTTTTCTGCAGGTATCTtgtgcctttaaaaaaatcatccagGCTGACCTTGTCAGAAGATACTTCATGCTTTCTAGCAAGAATTTCTATTTGTTCCTGATCCACGGTCCCCCAGTGCTTCTGAATGACTGCCATGAAATCTCTTTTGGATACTATCCCCTCATCTTCCTCATCAATCTCAAACTCCTTGCGGATGGCTTCCTCATGCTGCAGGGACCAGTCGTACACCTTCAGGTACCAGTCAAGGGTCTTATCTGGCTTCCTTGCGGCTTTTTCAGCTTTGCGCAGCACTGTTACTGCTGCTTTGAACCCACCGCCCTTGGCAACATCCCTTGCGGTCAGCTTTAACAAGTTGGTCCATGTAGGATCACAGCCTAGAAATATGGACACAGTATGGCTAATAGTGCAGTGGAATTCCTACTTTTATAATATAAGAAACTTGTAATACACAGGCAACTCGTGGCAACGGCCTACAATTTTATATAAGTAGCAGTGGTAGGTGGAACCACATCACTGATCCCAGGCTGGAAGGTCACCCACATgtccatattttttttccaaagggaGAAGCATTGAGCAGCCTGTATTTATTTATCCACCCATGAATATGTATAAAGAGAAGTTCAGTAGAAACTTTACATTTTTACTTGAAGTGGTGAGCAAGGTTAAGAAGCAAAATAAGATTAAGGTGTCATTTATTTCTATATCCCAACATTACAATTTGGCAATGGATCACAAGAACAGGATGTGGGATTTTGCATGGTGCTCTTGGATCAAAGCTTGAAGTGAAATGATCATCTGATCAAGTCAGGAAAGGATCACAGCTGCTTCAGGGCATGTTTCAGTACCCATGGGTATGAAATTTTCCTCATGACtgcacagagattttttttaaatgatcaTCAaatcaaaaatgtattttctattgGAAGTTTCAATACAATACATCTAAACCCAACTAAACCCAGAACCACCTAATACTGTCCAACACTAAGTTATACAACCTCCTGatgtttctgctgctttctttgagAAATTTTTTCTCATCCACATGAGGTAAGAGCCTCTGTTAGGCCCTTCTGAATAAGATTTTTGCCACAGGATACCCAAATCCTTCAGAGATACCCAAATGAAATCTTTCCTTTAGCACAGAAATAGAATACAGATAATAGTTGTGAAGTAATTTAGTTTTCATGTACCTCTTTGTCCTATATACCTGCAGCAGTCTGTAAATCCTCCCTCTGCAGCATAATGAAGTGGTGTGTTACCATTCATAGCAACCAGTTTCAAGTCTGCACCATAACCTGAAATGATCGCCAGAAtctagaaaaacaaacagagtCCCACCAAAAATCTTGTCTGTTCTTAACATGTGAAAATGTAAGATTGATTTACAAATAAATGCAATATATGACATTCCCATTCTAATAACGAAGTTCTCTTCCATTTCCAGCTGGTCAATGCACATATAACATTAATGTTTTCTATAGCATTATGCTTATTTAACTGATGAAACAGAAACCTTGTGTAATTGTAGACACTAAGGACAATCTTCTTGCCAGCTCACTGTGAATCCCTGTCTGGCCTATCACTGCTGGAATCCCTCTGATGCTTACAAAGAATCTGCTTTTGATTACTGATCATTATGCTTTGATCAGCTGAGATAACGgactcaaaaaaaccccaacaaaagcACACTCCAAAAGCCCAAAGCAAAGCCCGgtaacaacaaaaaacccagccagGTTTGGCTTTGCAGCAGCGCTTTCACAGCAGAAATGTGAATACCTCAAGGAAGCCTCCTTTGGCCGCGAAGTGCGCAGCGCTGTGTCTGTCGAAGTCGAACAGGTTCACGTTGgctcccctctgcagcagagccagcaccacGTCTGCCGCGCCCTCACGAGCCGCCTCCATCACCGCCGTGCGCCCCGTGGCCTGCGGCAGCACAGAGCACTTACACTGGGgttccccaaaacacagcctgaCAGCCTCACAGGGACCTGCAGGTGAGCCCTCAGAGCCTACTCATAATAGGgctgccagcagagagcaggcagATGCCAGCACCTCAAGTATATTGAAGTCCCTTCAATATTGAGTCCCTTCAATAATGCCCAATCTATTGCTTAGTTAAGGAATCCTGGATTCTATGGGCATCTTCTCATGTATATTTACAACATCTAACTCAAAATACCACCTCAGATTACAAAAGCAGGAGCACGAGGAGCTATGGCTGGGGAAGGCAAATCAACCAGTGAATTTCACTATGGTTCTGTGAGGCAAAGTTCACTCGATTACATTAATATTGTCTTTTCCCAGATAGTAATGGATGTTTGCTTTGGATAACTCCAAGGGAAAGCCTGAGCTTCTTGATTTATCAACAGCACAGAGCTTCAGTCTTTCAGGTCTTTGTTAAATTAGGGAGCAAACAAATAAACGATTAGGATCtacaaaagagaagaaattttctCATGCCTTGTTCCTGCCTTGATTGCTCATCAGATTTTCCCTACCTTTTAGTGAATATTCACTAAAATAACTTACCTTTTAATGAATACTATTTCAACTCTGAAAATCTAAGGACACATCAAGGCAAATACAAATCAGCAGTGCTCCACTGAAGTACAGTGAGCTGCAGCTCCTAAAAGCTGATCCAGTTACAtgaaagtttggggaaatatttgCACTCTAAACctacaaaaatcaaaaaaaaatttaaatccgTCTCCTCCAAAAAAGGGTGGTACAGAAGAGGGGAAGAGGTATGGCCACCTAGTTAAGCAATTTTCactgctttattattttaatgtgaGGATTTAAGGTCATGTACTCTGCTCTATACTCCTGTATCTGTTCTTAGCTACAGAAAGGCTCATACCGGGTCTCTTGCATGGGGATTCGCTCCTTTCTCCAAGAAAACGAGGCACATATCTTTAACCTCATGAGCATGCTCACAGGCTTCTAGAAGCAGAGACCTCCCAGTCGTGGTACAGCTGTTGACATCTGCACCATAATCCAAGGCAATCTCCAGGCAGTGGGTATGGCGAACTGTAGGTACAAGGCAGTAAAACAAAACACCTGCAAAGGAAACCAGTGGGGGTTAGGGTGGAAAAGGAAATTACCAGAAGGGTTGTGGGGCTGTGAGCTTCACAGCTGACCAGTCTGCAACAGAGACCCCTTCACTGAGGGAGAAGCCATGCAAGAAAAGATTTCTACTTCAGAGACTTTACCTGAGGAGAAAGCCAGAGCTCAGTATGTCACAGGCCGTGAGAGGAATGTGAGTCTCAATTATAAGTTACCTCTCAGCTCTCTGCTGGGGAGACATGATTTAATGGCCTCGACTCTTCAGGaggaattattttcattttcatcaaAGCTGTAATGGCCAACAGCTTCTGTTGGGTTGTAAGGATAACCCTCAAGCACAGCTCCTCTCCACAGACAGACACATCACATGTAATAAGTGTGCCACACAGTTAAGGGATTGCTTTATGGTACCTCCTTCTCACTCACCTTTCCCTTCATTATCCCCAGCAGTCATGTCTGCTTTAGCTGTTGCTAGTAGTTCCAGAATGGCCTCAAACCCCTGCTCAGCTGCCTTCATGGCTGGCGTGCACCCCATGTTGTCGTGGACGTTGGGGCTCGCTCCGTGCTCCAGCAGGAAGCGGCACATCTCAATGTCGTTCTTCATGGTGGCCACGTGCAAGGCACTGTATCCTTCCTTGGGCTCTGTGTAATTGATCAGATCTGGGAATCCCTTCTGGATCAGGTTTTCTATTTGCTTCTTGTCTTTCTCATGAACACACTGTAGAAGTTTGTAGATCTGTAAGTTTAGAAGCCTTTTATCTACTGGTAGCATCCCAGGATAGGGAcgattttcttctttcaaggAAATACTTTCTGCAtggacaaaaaagaaaacatgtaaTCTCACAGAGGACATTATAATGACCTGCCAGTAAAATCAGGAATTAGACCATGTTCACAGCATGAAAATATCCACTTTACCTGGACAAAACATTAGGTTTTGAACTAATTTATCTTTTACTGTGGGCAGCACATATAGAGGCTATATAAACCCAAGTAGTACCTtacaaaatttttctttctagtCATCCAACTGTTCTGAAGAGGTCTCATTCAAGGAGAAAATTAAGTTAAGAAGCTGTAGGGTAACTGCTCTCCATTCAAGGAACTGTTATAATCTACAATTACTTGGAAGCCTAAGGGGAGGCTGTTCATCTGTTGTTTTCAATGGGAGAAAGAGTCATGAGACACTGTGTCCTCTTCACTTCCTGAAACATAAAATTGATACtaaaatttttattaacatCACCTCACCAGTGACTGAGCATCTTCCCCgtttttttgggtatttttttctggTAGCTGATGCATGAAATTCCTGCTAGGTTATGTAGATAAAAGAGTAAGTCAAATTTCTCTGCTGCAAAAcccttggaggaaaaaaaatacagactgCAGGGCACTTGTCTGGGAAAAGGGTCTTCCATGTCCTGCATCACAAGcttcttgaaaaaaattcagtgcAGGACTTTGCACTTGCCTCAATTCTggatgttttccattttttttcttttgggtcTTTTAGCCTCTTTTAGCTAGTCTCAGCTCTCATGGCTGGAGGGTTAGGAAGGGTCAGACATTGTAGGGACCATTTCTGAAGCTTTCCTAAGTGGACAGGAGGCTTCCTAGCAGCTTCAGCAAACCTTTGGTCATCCTGTCCTCCAGAACTCTTACAGGACATGCAACACAAAAATGTGAAGGAACATATGTTAGAGAACACTTGGGGTTTGGTTCATTTGGGTTTCTTACTCATTGCAATGTAGTCTGTAAATGGGACCACTCAGCATCTGCCTGGCTACTCTGGGTGCTTTgtggatgtctgtgacaaggGGAGATTGCAGAGAGATGCAGAAGGATGCACGATTCCAACAGGCAGGACCTCCCATTCTGGGGAGGAAGCCTGAgggaaaactgcaggaaaagtaGAAAAAGTTGACTGAAGGTGAATCATGTTGGGAATGGACAGAGAGGTAATTTTTGTACCACAGGTACAACTTGCCAGTTGTAGTTTCTGTAGCTATTGCCTCTCATTTCTTTGgaagttctgtgtccagcctAGCTTTGGAACAGAGATTGGGTCAACTGCTGGCAGATTTCTGAGCACTGTGCCTCttgttttccctgccagacaaggccctcagctccctccctgTGCACCCCACTGTGCTGGGTGAAGGTGCTGTTATTAGAAGCTGCTCCCTTGCAGAAGTGTTTAAGTGGGTAATAAATGCAAAGACTTTCTCTCTGCAATGAAACCTGCTCTGAATAGATCAGCTGCTCTCAGATGTTCTCCATTTAAACATGGAATTACTTAAATCCTTTCCTCTTTAGGTCTTACATAACCCTCATTCTGATCATAAACAGGTATGTTCTTACATCAAACAATTAAATCTTCAGGTAGCAATAACTTAAGTCTGTCACCTGTGGCTTGTTCATTCTCATCCCTACCATGTTGTTCTTCCTGTGACATTTTGTCCagtgagagggaaaaaatgcagagattttTATCCTGCTGACGGGAATTACACCTATAGCAACCCTAGAGTCCTGAAGCTCAGAGCTGAGAAATAAGGGTACTTCAGAGTAATGCCCTGCTAGAAGTGATCACTGGAGTCCCCACAGAGCCTGCTTTTTAGAGCCTGAAGAAATTTCTGAGCAAATCCTCAATACAGGAAGTTTTTTTTCTGGCTactgagcacagggaaaagtTGTGACACAAActctgcaggggctgtgaggaggagcagcaggaatgttCTGCAGGGAAGGCTCTTACAGTACTTACACCactgaaattcagcaaaagAAAGATACTTAGATGGAACTGACAAGCTTAAATGTTCTTTTATGCTTTTGTTTCACTTCCCACCATCCTGCAGCAGTAAGGAACTTGGGTTTACTTCCATAAAACTTTCTTCCCACTGTTATTCATGATTTgcatctggatttttttctggaactTATCTTGGATGAAaacttgctttttcttcctttctttctccctctgaAGCAGCAAACACTGAAGTGACATTCTCCTTGGACATAGGTTAGTAATGCCACAGAACATGAGCAGAAGTGCCCTTGGTAAAAACCTGTTAGTAACTAATCTTTGATGAACAAATGTGAACAAATGGATATAACATTCAATACATATGAATTTGGATTTATTTCATGGATTATCTTGGAGATTCCTTGAGATACTTGCTCCCTATAACCTCTGCCCCATGCTGGACATGAGACTGATGGCACACCTTACACTTACTgcacactttcatttttgctcaCAGTGGAATGTACAATTGAGTACCATTTTAGTTCtgatcagatttttttctggtgcTTTTGAGCTGCTTATGACAgtattcttttaatatttcacatgcagcaataaaattatttccatgagcagaagtgaaattatttttatcgCAATAGTCAAGTCTGTTATCACAATTCAGCCACCACTGAGTCCTTACCCAGTTTAAAGTCTTTGCTTCAAAGCATTAAGAACCAACAATTTACatgaaaacaaccaaaacatttTAACTGTTACAGTTAATATTTCTTTGCAGCATTTTTTGAAAATGACTGGATCAAGTTTTATTAGAAGCTTCTAAAGTAGCAGCATCAAAGAAACACGGGTGGGATAAGAAATTCAACCCAGGGTCATGTAAAGTTAtaagcaagggaaaaaagctTCTAAAATGAAAACTGCAACATCTTGTCAACTTTCATTGTAAATGAGTAAATTGACTAGTAGTAAATACTAGTAAATTTACTAGAAGTAAATGCTACCAACGCTGtgtatttcatatatttttttatcacTTCACCTCTAATAGGTGGTTTAATGGAA
This window encodes:
- the ANKEF1 gene encoding ankyrin repeat and EF-hand domain-containing protein 1 isoform X2, giving the protein MLPVDKRLLNLQIYKLLQCVHEKDKKQIENLIQKGFPDLINYTEPKEGYSALHVATMKNDIEMCRFLLEHGASPNVHDNMGCTPAMKAAEQGFEAILELLATAKADMTAGDNEGKGVLFYCLVPTVRHTHCLEIALDYGADVNSCTTTGRSLLLEACEHAHEVKDMCLVFLEKGANPHARDPATGRTAVMEAAREGAADVVLALLQRGANVNLFDFDRHSAAHFAAKGGFLEILAIISGYGADLKLVAMNGNTPLHYAAEGGFTDCCRYIGQRGCDPTWTNLLKLTARDVAKGGGFKAAVTVLRKAEKAARKPDKTLDWYLKVYDWSLQHEEAIRKEFEIDEEDEGIVSKRDFMAVIQKHWGTVDQEQIEILARKHEVSSDKVSLDDFFKGTRYLQKTFLLSSFGPKPKKKKKPPRRRGKKGLPVPVCVVPQSERPLREDGLPTCMVEAVPTIPEEQRFKRALHAAHPVFDDRAWYMEEPGKTLMDINYLVREGDFVSLQRAFDQGVPVDMKDIYYKTPLMVACAIGNIVLVEFLLEKGADVNATDNFLWTPLHHACYNGHLDIAEVLVKAGAAVNARSVGEATPLMRAVEACRLDMVYFLITAGADVEALNSNGRSALDLAEIFEDAAIIELLENQLKFLAEEREKEEAKQAKQSKGGKPKPPEPPKSVKTESPDGSPPPEEEAVPEKPKSSRKDSSAYWQSLAPREDKNDISFRPRKIWSPDATAMQLAEQRVLLSERAALCGHMADFTTLFNRKFEK
- the ANKEF1 gene encoding ankyrin repeat and EF-hand domain-containing protein 1 isoform X1 produces the protein MSSVRLHVFFFVHAESISLKEENRPYPGMLPVDKRLLNLQIYKLLQCVHEKDKKQIENLIQKGFPDLINYTEPKEGYSALHVATMKNDIEMCRFLLEHGASPNVHDNMGCTPAMKAAEQGFEAILELLATAKADMTAGDNEGKGVLFYCLVPTVRHTHCLEIALDYGADVNSCTTTGRSLLLEACEHAHEVKDMCLVFLEKGANPHARDPATGRTAVMEAAREGAADVVLALLQRGANVNLFDFDRHSAAHFAAKGGFLEILAIISGYGADLKLVAMNGNTPLHYAAEGGFTDCCRYIGQRGCDPTWTNLLKLTARDVAKGGGFKAAVTVLRKAEKAARKPDKTLDWYLKVYDWSLQHEEAIRKEFEIDEEDEGIVSKRDFMAVIQKHWGTVDQEQIEILARKHEVSSDKVSLDDFFKGTRYLQKTFLLSSFGPKPKKKKKPPRRRGKKGLPVPVCVVPQSERPLREDGLPTCMVEAVPTIPEEQRFKRALHAAHPVFDDRAWYMEEPGKTLMDINYLVREGDFVSLQRAFDQGVPVDMKDIYYKTPLMVACAIGNIVLVEFLLEKGADVNATDNFLWTPLHHACYNGHLDIAEVLVKAGAAVNARSVGEATPLMRAVEACRLDMVYFLITAGADVEALNSNGRSALDLAEIFEDAAIIELLENQLKFLAEEREKEEAKQAKQSKGGKPKPPEPPKSVKTESPDGSPPPEEEAVPEKPKSSRKDSSAYWQSLAPREDKNDISFRPRKIWSPDATAMQLAEQRVLLSERAALCGHMADFTTLFNRKFEK